The genomic stretch ACTCCTCGAATTCCTTTTCCGGCACACTGTCCGCCACAATACCGGCTCCCGAACGTACAAACACTTTGTTGTCTTTCTTAAAGGCTATGCGTATGGCGATGCATGTATCCAAATTGCCGGTAAAAGATATATATCCAATTGCTCCTCCGTAAATGCCGCGCTTGTTGTCTTCCAGCTCGTCGATGATTTCGCAGGCTCGAATTTTCGGCGCGCCTGACAATGTGCCGGCGGGAAGCACCGAACTGACGGCATCTAGCACAGTCTTGTCTTCCCGAATTTCACCGACTACCGTCGATCCGATGTGCATGACATGGGAAAACCGTTCTATCGACAAATATTTTTCTACCGCAACTGACCCGAATTTGCTGATTTTTCCAATATCGTTTCTCCCCAGATCGACAAGCATGTTATGCTCGGCCAGCTCTTTCTGATCGCTCAAGAGGTTTTTTTCCAGCAATAAATCTTCTTCAATTGTTTTCCCCCTTGGCCTTGTACCGGCCAACGGGAAGGTGTATAGTGTGCCATCCTGCAATTTTACCAATGTTTCCGGCGATGCGCCGGCGATTTCTATGTCGTCGCTGGAGAAGTAAAACATGTAGGGCGAAGGGTTTGTGTTTCGCAGCACCCGGTAGGTGTCAAGGAGGCTTCCCTCAACATCGGCTTCCAAACGATTTGACAGTACGACTTGAAATATATCTCCTTCGCGGATATAATCCTTCGCCTTTCCCACCATCTCGCAATATGTTTTTTTATCGAATAGCGGCCGGAATTCAGATTTGATTTTCAAAGGCTTCGGCTTAGACTCTATGCCTTTTGCAATGAGCTTGGCCATCTCATCGAGATCTCTCAACCCTTCATTGTAGGCCACTTCAATATCATCCGTCTTAACATTTACCATCAGAATTATTTCTTGCTTCAAATTGTCAAAGGCTATCACCTTGTCGAACAGCATCAAATCAAAATCCTTGAATTTCCCTTCATCTTTCGCAGTTATTTTCAACGAAGGCTCGCTGTACTTGATGTAATCGTAAGAAAAGTATCCTACAAGCCCTCCTGCAAAAGGAGGCAGATGGTGAAAATATGGACTCTTGTTTTCTTCGATAATTTTCATTATTTGGGCTCCTGGATCGTCTGTCTTAATTGTGACGGATGAATCTTCCTTTATTGCAACCACACCATCGGTACATGTAATCTCAAGCTTTGGATCATATCCTAGAAATGTATAGCGGCCCCATTTATTGGGATCCTCGAGACTTTCCAATATATAGCAGTTCCTGCTCACAGATTGCAGAATCTTGAGAACCTCAATCGGCGTACGGATGTCCGAATACATTGTCCGGCTGACCGGAATTCTCCCATAATCTCCAGACAGCATTTTTGCTTCATTCAAACTTGGTTTGTACATCATCAACTCTCCTTTTCAAAAAATAAAAAACCCGCCCTTGACAATATCGTCAAGGGCGGATCTAATGATTTAATCCGCGGTACCACCTTGTTTTGAGAGAATAAACCCTCACTCTTATCGGAATACAAACATATTCCTGACAACTTACGTATGCCTTAC from Peptostreptococcaceae bacterium encodes the following:
- the trpE gene encoding anthranilate synthase component I, whose amino-acid sequence is MYKPSLNEAKMLSGDYGRIPVSRTMYSDIRTPIEVLKILQSVSRNCYILESLEDPNKWGRYTFLGYDPKLEITCTDGVVAIKEDSSVTIKTDDPGAQIMKIIEENKSPYFHHLPPFAGGLVGYFSYDYIKYSEPSLKITAKDEGKFKDFDLMLFDKVIAFDNLKQEIILMVNVKTDDIEVAYNEGLRDLDEMAKLIAKGIESKPKPLKIKSEFRPLFDKKTYCEMVGKAKDYIREGDIFQVVLSNRLEADVEGSLLDTYRVLRNTNPSPYMFYFSSDDIEIAGASPETLVKLQDGTLYTFPLAGTRPRGKTIEEDLLLEKNLLSDQKELAEHNMLVDLGRNDIGKISKFGSVAVEKYLSIERFSHVMHIGSTVVGEIREDKTVLDAVSSVLPAGTLSGAPKIRACEIIDELEDNKRGIYGGAIGYISFTGNLDTCIAIRIAFKKDNKVFVRSGAGIVADSVPEKEFEECIHKAQAVIDALKLSEGGLDQ